Proteins from one Mycobacterium sp. SMC-2 genomic window:
- a CDS encoding cytochrome c produces MKKLGSTRSGARSGQPRKAASDRSRRRLRRRLSGGLLLLIALTVAGGLAAVLTPRPQVAVADESSSALLRTGKQLFDTSCVSCHGANLQGVPDRGPSLIGVGEEAVYFQVSTGRMPAMTGEAQAPRKEPIFDEAQVDALGAYVQANGGGPTTVRNPDGSLAMKSLRGDDLGRGGDLFRLNCSSCHNFTGRGGALSSGKYAPALDAPNEQQILAAMRTGPQSMPKFSDRQLSFEAKKDIIGYIKAVTEERQPGGYGLGGFGPAPEGMAAWIIGMVAAIGLALWIGARAS; encoded by the coding sequence TTGAAGAAACTGGGGTCCACCCGATCCGGTGCGCGGTCCGGGCAGCCGCGTAAAGCCGCCAGCGATCGCTCCCGGCGGCGGTTGCGCCGCCGCTTGTCGGGCGGCCTGCTGCTGCTGATCGCGCTGACCGTCGCCGGCGGCCTGGCCGCCGTGCTGACGCCACGCCCGCAGGTGGCCGTCGCCGACGAGTCGTCCTCGGCGCTGCTGCGGACCGGCAAGCAGCTGTTCGACACATCGTGCGTGTCGTGTCACGGCGCCAACCTGCAAGGTGTGCCCGACCGCGGGCCCAGCCTCATCGGCGTCGGCGAGGAGGCCGTCTACTTCCAGGTGTCCACCGGCCGGATGCCCGCGATGACCGGCGAGGCCCAGGCGCCGCGCAAGGAGCCGATCTTCGACGAGGCGCAGGTCGACGCGCTGGGCGCGTACGTGCAGGCCAACGGCGGCGGTCCGACCACGGTGCGCAACCCGGACGGCAGCCTGGCCATGAAGTCGCTGCGCGGCGACGACCTCGGTCGCGGCGGGGACCTGTTCCGGCTGAACTGCTCCTCGTGCCACAACTTCACCGGTCGCGGTGGGGCGCTGTCGTCGGGCAAGTACGCGCCGGCCCTGGATGCGCCCAACGAGCAGCAGATCCTGGCGGCGATGCGGACCGGCCCGCAGAGCATGCCGAAGTTCTCCGACCGCCAGCTGTCCTTCGAAGCCAAGAAGGACATCATCGGCTACATCAAGGCGGTCACCGAAGAGCGCCAGCCCGGCGGCTACGGCCTCGGCGGATTCGGGCCCGCGCCCGAGGGCATGGCTGCGTGGATCATCGGGATGGTCGCCGCCATCGGTTTGGCACTGTGGATTGGGGCACGAGCATCATGA
- the trpD gene encoding anthranilate phosphoribosyltransferase → MALSSEALSPGVSAGGLSWPRVLALLTEGRDLARGQAGWAMEQIMTGDASPAQIAAFAVAMKMKVPTSGEVSELADVMLSHARPMPAIRDDTVDIVGTGGDGVDTVNLSTMAAIVVAAAGVPVVKHGNRAASSLSGGADTLEALGLRIEQEPEQVARSLTEVGIGFCFAPLFHPSYRHASAARREIGVPTVFNLLGPLTNPARPRAGLIGCAFANLAEVVAGVFAARRSSVLVVHGDDGLDELTTTTTSTIWRVQAGTVDKLTFDPAGFGFPRADVGDLLGGDAQTNAAEVRAVLAGAKGPVRDAVVLNAAGAIVAHAGLSSRAEWLPAWEDGLQRASAAIDSGAAEQLLARWVRFSQQV, encoded by the coding sequence GTGGCTCTGTCATCCGAGGCTTTGTCCCCCGGCGTTTCCGCCGGGGGGCTGTCGTGGCCGCGGGTCCTGGCCCTGTTGACCGAGGGCCGCGACCTGGCGCGCGGCCAGGCTGGCTGGGCCATGGAACAGATCATGACCGGCGACGCCAGCCCGGCCCAGATCGCCGCCTTCGCGGTGGCGATGAAGATGAAGGTTCCCACGTCGGGCGAGGTCAGCGAGCTGGCCGACGTCATGCTCAGCCACGCGCGCCCGATGCCCGCCATCCGGGACGACACCGTGGACATCGTCGGGACCGGCGGCGACGGCGTCGACACCGTCAACCTGTCCACCATGGCGGCGATCGTGGTCGCCGCCGCGGGCGTACCGGTGGTCAAACACGGCAACCGCGCGGCGTCGTCGTTGTCCGGCGGCGCCGACACGCTGGAGGCGCTCGGGCTGCGCATCGAGCAGGAACCCGAGCAGGTCGCGCGGAGCCTGACCGAGGTGGGCATCGGGTTCTGCTTCGCGCCGCTGTTTCACCCGTCGTACCGGCACGCCTCCGCGGCGCGCCGCGAGATCGGCGTCCCGACGGTGTTCAATCTCCTTGGGCCGCTTACCAATCCGGCTAGGCCGCGGGCCGGCTTGATCGGCTGCGCGTTCGCCAACCTGGCCGAGGTGGTGGCGGGGGTGTTCGCCGCGCGCCGGTCCAGCGTGCTGGTGGTGCACGGGGACGACGGGCTCGACGAGTTGACCACGACCACCACCAGCACGATCTGGCGGGTGCAGGCTGGGACGGTGGACAAGCTGACCTTCGATCCGGCCGGATTCGGTTTCCCCCGAGCCGATGTCGGCGATCTGCTGGGCGGTGACGCGCAAACCAACGCGGCGGAGGTGCGTGCGGTGCTTGCCGGCGCCAAGGGCCCCGTGCGGGACGCCGTCGTGCTCAACGCCGCCGGGGCGATCGTCGCCCACGCCGGCCTATCCAGCCGCGCTGAATGGTTGCCGGCGTGGGAGGACGGGCTGCAGCGCGCCAGCGCGGCGATCGATTCCGGTGCGGCCGAACAGTTGCTCGCGCGATGGGTGCGGTTCAGCCAGCAGGTCTGA
- a CDS encoding heme-copper oxidase subunit III, translating into MTSAVGTSGTAITSRVHSLNRPNMVSVGTIVWLSSELMFFAGLFAMYFTARAQSGGKWPPPPTELNLYQAVPVTLVLIASSFTCQMGVFAAERGDVFGLRRWYVITFLMGLFFVCGQGYEYFHLATHGTTIPGSAYGSVFYLATGFHGLHVTGGLIAFIFLLARTAMSKFTPAQATASIVVSYYWHFVDIVWIALFTVIYFIR; encoded by the coding sequence GTGACCAGCGCTGTAGGGACCTCAGGTACTGCAATCACGTCGCGGGTTCATTCGTTGAATCGACCCAACATGGTCAGTGTCGGCACCATCGTCTGGCTCTCCAGCGAGCTGATGTTCTTTGCCGGCCTGTTCGCGATGTACTTCACCGCGCGTGCCCAATCCGGCGGGAAGTGGCCGCCGCCGCCGACCGAACTCAACCTGTATCAGGCCGTCCCGGTGACGCTGGTGCTGATCGCGTCGTCGTTCACCTGCCAGATGGGGGTGTTCGCGGCCGAACGCGGCGACGTCTTCGGGCTGCGCCGGTGGTATGTGATCACGTTCCTGATGGGCCTGTTCTTCGTTTGCGGACAGGGCTACGAGTACTTCCATCTGGCGACGCACGGCACCACCATCCCCGGCAGCGCTTACGGCAGCGTGTTCTACCTGGCGACCGGGTTCCACGGCCTGCACGTCACGGGCGGTTTGATCGCCTTCATCTTCCTGCTGGCCCGCACCGCGATGAGCAAGTTCACCCCGGCGCAGGCCACCGCGAGCATCGTCGTCTCCTACTACTGGCATTTCGTCGACATCGTGTGGATCGCGCTGTTCACCGTGATCTATTTCATCCGCTAG
- a CDS encoding ubiquinol-cytochrome c reductase iron-sulfur subunit — protein MSEKDVRGSDTGGSAQGVGEREPDDAALAAMSQQELVALGGKLDGVKTIVKEPRWPVEGTRAEKRAERGVALWLLLGGGFGLALLLVFLFWPWEYKPKAAPGSLLYDLATPLYGLTFGMSILSIAIGTILYQKRFIPEEISIQERHDGASREIDRKTVVANLTDALDGSTLRRRKVIGLSLGLGLGAFGLSTLVAFAGGLIKNPWKPVVPTANGKKAVLWTSGWTPRYEGETIFLARATGSAGASPFVKMRPEDLDAGGMETVFPWRESDGDGTTPESQEKLRAINQGVRNPVMLIRVRPSDMPRVVKRQGQESFNYGELFAYTKVCSHLGCPASLFEQQSYRILCPCHQSQFDALHFAKPIFGPAARALAQLPITIDTNGYLVANGDFIEPVGPAFWERTTS, from the coding sequence ATGAGCGAAAAGGACGTTCGCGGCTCTGACACCGGCGGGTCTGCCCAGGGTGTCGGCGAGCGGGAGCCCGACGACGCGGCGCTGGCCGCGATGTCGCAGCAGGAGCTGGTGGCGCTGGGCGGCAAGCTCGACGGCGTCAAGACGATCGTCAAGGAACCGCGCTGGCCCGTCGAGGGCACCAGAGCCGAGAAGCGCGCCGAGCGTGGCGTCGCCCTGTGGCTGTTGCTCGGCGGCGGTTTCGGCCTGGCGCTGCTGCTCGTCTTCCTGTTCTGGCCTTGGGAGTACAAGCCGAAGGCCGCACCCGGCAGCCTGCTGTACGACCTGGCCACCCCGCTGTACGGGCTGACCTTCGGGATGTCGATCCTGTCGATCGCCATCGGCACGATCCTCTACCAGAAAAGGTTTATCCCCGAAGAGATTTCGATCCAGGAGCGGCATGACGGCGCCTCCCGGGAGATCGACCGCAAGACGGTGGTGGCCAACCTGACCGACGCCCTGGACGGCTCGACGCTGCGGCGCCGCAAGGTGATCGGGTTGTCGCTGGGACTGGGCCTCGGCGCGTTCGGCCTGTCGACCCTGGTGGCGTTTGCCGGTGGTCTGATCAAGAACCCGTGGAAACCCGTGGTGCCCACCGCCAACGGGAAGAAGGCGGTGCTGTGGACGTCCGGCTGGACACCGCGGTATGAGGGCGAGACCATCTTCCTCGCCCGGGCCACCGGCTCGGCCGGCGCTTCGCCCTTCGTCAAGATGCGACCCGAAGACCTCGACGCCGGCGGCATGGAGACCGTCTTCCCCTGGCGCGAATCCGACGGTGACGGCACCACGCCGGAATCACAGGAAAAGCTCCGCGCGATCAACCAGGGTGTCCGCAACCCCGTGATGCTCATCCGGGTCCGGCCGTCCGACATGCCTCGGGTGGTCAAGCGCCAGGGCCAGGAGAGCTTCAACTACGGCGAGCTGTTCGCCTACACCAAGGTCTGCTCGCACCTGGGTTGCCCCGCTTCGCTTTTCGAGCAGCAGTCCTACCGAATCTTGTGCCCCTGTCACCAGTCGCAGTTCGACGCCCTGCACTTCGCCAAGCCGATCTTCGGCCCGGCGGCCCGCGCGCTGGCGCAACTGCCCATCACGATCGACACCAACGGGTATCTGGTTGCCAACGGTGACTTCATCGAGCCCGTCGGACCGGCATTTTGGGAGCGCACAACATCATGA
- a CDS encoding DUF5994 family protein, whose protein sequence is MTALFAHRRRANPVRLSVARELGRAIDGAWWPRADRITNELPDLVAVLTPLLGDIDAINVNWPPLQRPPDLNWAGWERKRQHVMTIIGVDARVNLLIIPYATHSALALMVMRCAADLPVEARDQAKPAFVTAGSILRAAQQQCGTGLTEPARS, encoded by the coding sequence ATGACCGCATTGTTCGCGCACCGACGCCGAGCCAATCCCGTCCGGCTGTCGGTGGCTCGTGAACTCGGCCGCGCCATCGACGGCGCGTGGTGGCCGCGCGCGGACCGCATCACCAACGAATTGCCCGATCTGGTCGCCGTCCTGACTCCCTTGCTGGGCGACATCGACGCCATCAACGTCAACTGGCCACCGCTGCAGCGGCCACCCGACCTGAACTGGGCGGGATGGGAACGCAAACGCCAACACGTGATGACGATCATCGGGGTCGACGCGCGCGTCAACCTGCTGATCATCCCGTACGCGACCCACAGCGCGCTCGCCCTGATGGTGATGCGCTGCGCGGCCGACCTACCCGTCGAGGCACGCGACCAGGCGAAGCCGGCCTTCGTGACCGCCGGCTCCATCCTGCGGGCCGCCCAGCAACAGTGCGGAACGGGCCTCACCGAACCAGCGCGAAGCTAG
- a CDS encoding cytochrome bc complex cytochrome b subunit — protein sequence MSPKLSPPKPPKIGEILARQGEDIDTRYHPSAAVRRQLNKVFPTHWSFLLGEIAMYSFIVLLLTGVYLTLFFDPSMAEVTYNGAYQPLRGVDMSKAFASTLDISFEVRGGLFVRQVHHWAALIFAAAIMVHLARIFFTGAFRRPRETNWVIGSLLLILAMFEGYFGYSLPDDLLSGIGLRAALSSITLGMPVIGTWLHWALFGGDFPCGGVGNECAAVGAIIPRMYALHILLLPGIILALIGLHLAMVWFQKHTQFPGPGRTEHNVVGVRVMPIFAVKSGAFFAAIVGVLGLMGGLLQINPIWNLGPYKPSHVSAGSQPDFYMMWTEGLARIWPPWEFYFWHHTIPAAVWVALLMGLIFVLLIIYPFLEKRFSGDYAHHNLLQRPRDAPVRTSIGAMAISFYMLLTLAAMNDIIALKFQISLNATTWIGRIGMVILPPLVYFITYRWCIALQRSDREVLAHGIETGIIKRLPHGAYIELHQPLGPVDDHGHPIPLEYQGAALPKRMNKLGSAGSPGSGSFLFADPASEDAALREAAHSSEQRALTALREHQESTVGSNGENGEHH from the coding sequence ATGAGTCCAAAACTGAGTCCCCCCAAACCGCCCAAGATCGGCGAAATCCTCGCCCGCCAAGGCGAAGACATCGACACCCGCTATCACCCGTCTGCGGCGGTGCGCCGGCAGCTCAACAAGGTCTTCCCGACGCACTGGTCGTTCCTGCTGGGCGAGATCGCGATGTACAGCTTCATCGTGCTGTTGCTCACCGGTGTGTATCTCACGCTGTTCTTCGACCCGTCGATGGCCGAGGTCACCTACAACGGCGCCTACCAACCGCTGCGCGGTGTCGACATGTCCAAGGCGTTCGCCTCGACTCTCGACATCTCGTTCGAGGTGCGTGGCGGCCTGTTCGTCAGGCAGGTACACCACTGGGCCGCACTGATTTTCGCGGCCGCGATCATGGTGCACCTGGCGCGCATCTTCTTCACCGGCGCGTTCCGCCGCCCCCGGGAGACGAACTGGGTGATCGGTTCGCTGCTGCTGATCCTGGCCATGTTCGAGGGGTACTTCGGCTACTCGCTGCCCGACGACCTGTTGTCCGGCATCGGTCTGCGCGCCGCCCTGTCCTCGATCACGCTGGGAATGCCGGTGATCGGCACGTGGCTGCACTGGGCGCTGTTCGGTGGTGACTTCCCCTGCGGTGGCGTGGGCAACGAATGCGCGGCGGTGGGCGCCATCATCCCGCGCATGTACGCCCTGCACATCCTGCTGCTGCCGGGGATCATCCTGGCGCTGATCGGGCTGCACCTGGCGATGGTGTGGTTCCAGAAGCACACCCAGTTCCCCGGCCCGGGCCGTACCGAGCACAACGTCGTCGGCGTGCGGGTGATGCCGATCTTCGCGGTGAAATCCGGCGCGTTCTTCGCCGCGATCGTCGGCGTGCTCGGCCTGATGGGCGGGCTGCTGCAGATCAACCCGATCTGGAACCTGGGCCCCTACAAGCCATCCCACGTCTCGGCCGGCTCGCAGCCGGACTTCTACATGATGTGGACCGAGGGGCTGGCGCGCATCTGGCCGCCGTGGGAGTTCTACTTCTGGCACCACACCATCCCCGCCGCCGTCTGGGTGGCGCTGCTGATGGGGTTGATCTTCGTCCTGCTGATCATCTACCCCTTCCTGGAGAAGCGGTTCAGCGGCGACTACGCGCACCACAACCTGCTGCAACGGCCGCGCGATGCACCGGTGCGCACTTCCATTGGCGCGATGGCGATCTCGTTCTACATGTTGCTGACGCTGGCGGCGATGAACGACATCATCGCGTTGAAGTTCCAGATCTCTCTCAACGCGACGACGTGGATCGGCCGCATCGGCATGGTCATCCTGCCGCCGCTGGTCTACTTCATCACCTACCGGTGGTGCATCGCGCTGCAGCGCAGCGACCGCGAGGTGCTCGCGCACGGCATCGAGACCGGCATCATCAAGCGGCTGCCGCACGGCGCCTACATCGAGCTGCATCAGCCGCTCGGCCCCGTTGACGACCACGGCCACCCGATACCGCTCGAGTACCAGGGCGCGGCGCTGCCCAAGCGGATGAACAAGCTGGGCTCGGCCGGTTCGCCGGGTAGCGGCAGCTTCTTGTTCGCCGACCCGGCGTCGGAGGACGCGGCCCTGCGCGAGGCGGCACACAGCTCCGAGCAACGTGCCCTCACCGCGCTGCGCGAACACCAGGAGAGCACCGTCGGGTCAAACGGCGAGAACGGCGAGCACCACTAG